The proteins below are encoded in one region of Streptomyces ficellus:
- a CDS encoding DUF5701 family protein, which produces MPETAPITGVTALPSLTVQAERLIERGVHEVAGIAAADLRAFAETAETADAAEAGAATEAGSGGRTLLALHPDRVPASALAPLLRRDDKPGFVVVDMPDADDFAPLDGLELPDAPFYLVTGLDRGDHMANWSPDEALPALTEEGRTPLLLTEGIHWVLQQPEVLERNHCFMTIGSRLRKANGTLDARTPAIWISNGTGRDGRERRNAPKVGWCWAGNRHTWLGFGSATGRRP; this is translated from the coding sequence GTGCCCGAAACCGCGCCCATCACCGGCGTGACCGCCCTTCCGTCGCTCACCGTCCAGGCCGAGCGCCTGATCGAACGAGGGGTGCACGAGGTGGCGGGGATCGCCGCCGCCGACCTGCGCGCCTTCGCCGAGACCGCCGAGACCGCCGACGCCGCCGAGGCCGGGGCCGCCACGGAGGCCGGGAGCGGCGGCCGAACGCTGCTCGCCCTGCACCCGGACCGGGTGCCCGCCAGCGCCCTGGCGCCCCTGCTCCGCCGCGACGACAAGCCCGGGTTCGTGGTCGTCGACATGCCCGACGCCGACGACTTCGCGCCGCTCGACGGGCTGGAGCTGCCCGATGCCCCGTTCTACCTCGTCACCGGCCTCGACCGCGGCGACCACATGGCGAACTGGAGCCCGGACGAGGCCCTGCCCGCCCTCACCGAGGAGGGGCGCACCCCGCTGCTGCTCACCGAGGGGATCCACTGGGTGCTCCAGCAGCCCGAGGTGCTGGAGCGGAACCACTGCTTCATGACCATCGGGTCCCGCCTGCGCAAGGCCAACGGCACCCTGGACGCCCGTACGCCCGCCATCTGGATCAGCAACGGCACCGGGCGCGACGGCCGCGAGCGGCGCAACGCCCCCAAGGTCGGCTGGTGCTGGGCGGGCAACCGGCACACCTGGCTGGGCTTCGGCTCCGCCACGGGCCGCCGGCCCTGA